A stretch of the Desulfobacter sp. genome encodes the following:
- a CDS encoding ISL3 family transposase, which translates to MSTSFIYHAFGLRDYFYKTTRFIGGIITFELIPKPEAVKCPECNSRSVTRKGIVTRDLRTIPVGSKPVILRTAIQRIWCSFCQFVRQIKLSFAQEGKSYTRAFERYVLELSQFMTIKDIAIHLRISWDTIKQIQKEDLLRRYRNIPLEKVRQIAIDEISIGKGHKYLTIVMDLESGRILHVGEGKGGEALKSFWTKVKISKAKIKAVSIDMSPAYLSAVIENLSGSAIVFDRFHVVKLFNEKLSDFRRKLYNLLANTGQQKLLKGVRWLLLKNPENLSDDKKEAQRLEEALKINQPLLVVYYMKEELRQIWNQKKKETAEKIVSNWINLANISKISMLMKFAKTLAVHRQRILSYYDYRISTGPLEGTNNKIKTMKRKAYGYRDSEFFRLKLLDLHNKRYALIG; encoded by the coding sequence ATGTCCACAAGCTTCATATACCATGCCTTTGGCCTTCGTGACTACTTTTATAAAACAACACGTTTCATCGGTGGAATAATCACTTTTGAACTCATACCAAAACCGGAGGCGGTAAAATGCCCGGAATGTAATTCCAGGTCCGTCACCAGGAAAGGGATTGTGACAAGAGATCTCAGAACAATACCGGTAGGTTCAAAACCCGTGATTCTCAGGACGGCTATCCAGAGAATTTGGTGTTCGTTCTGTCAATTTGTCCGGCAAATCAAACTATCCTTTGCCCAGGAGGGGAAAAGCTATACCCGGGCTTTTGAACGGTATGTCTTGGAGTTGTCTCAGTTCATGACAATCAAAGATATTGCCATCCATTTAAGGATCAGCTGGGATACGATAAAGCAGATCCAGAAAGAAGACCTGCTGAGGCGTTATCGAAATATCCCCCTTGAGAAAGTCCGGCAGATTGCCATAGATGAAATTTCCATAGGGAAAGGGCATAAATACTTGACCATCGTGATGGATCTGGAATCCGGTAGAATTCTGCACGTGGGAGAAGGAAAAGGTGGTGAAGCTTTGAAATCTTTTTGGACAAAAGTGAAAATATCGAAAGCAAAAATCAAAGCCGTCAGCATCGATATGTCCCCGGCATACTTGAGTGCTGTTATTGAAAATCTTTCTGGTTCAGCAATTGTCTTTGACAGATTTCATGTTGTTAAATTGTTCAATGAGAAACTGTCGGATTTCAGGCGAAAGCTCTACAACCTTCTTGCCAATACCGGGCAACAAAAACTTCTGAAGGGAGTCCGGTGGCTTTTGTTAAAAAATCCCGAAAACCTCAGTGATGACAAGAAGGAGGCCCAACGGTTAGAAGAAGCATTGAAAATAAATCAGCCGCTATTGGTAGTCTACTACATGAAAGAGGAACTCAGGCAAATATGGAATCAAAAGAAAAAAGAAACAGCTGAAAAGATAGTCAGCAATTGGATCAATCTGGCCAATATTTCCAAAATTTCAATGTTGATGAAATTTGCCAAGACCTTGGCTGTGCACAGGCAAAGAATCCTTTCATACTATGATTACAGGATATCTACAGGTCCTTTAGAAGGGACAAATAACAAGATAAAAACCATGAAACGGAAAGCTTATGGATACAGGGATTCGGAGTTTTTCAGGTTGAAACTTTTGGACCTTCACAATAAAAGGTACGCATTAATCGGATGA